Proteins encoded together in one Streptomyces umbrinus window:
- a CDS encoding quinone oxidoreductase family protein has product MRAVQVQEYGGPEVLRTVETEVPEPGPGQVSVDVAYTGVNFADLKARGEGYRVPSLPFVPGLEVSGRVRALGEGVSGVEVGRQVAALTNGGAYADVVVADATTVFPLPSGVDLRTAATLPTVLPTAYALVHAVGRLQPGETVLVQGAAGGVGTVVGQLAKAAGASGVFGVVSGAAKAKYALDHGYDDVFVTPSSNSTGSAGFVDEVRAATGGRGVDLALDPVGGETFRASLASLAVFGRLVSFGNASSAEPWRVGQPELYPTGLSVSGFSILTLAQTAPGALRELTEKAFAAVAEGVVSLPVTAEFPLEEASEAHRLMGGRTSTGKLLLRVA; this is encoded by the coding sequence ATGCGCGCGGTTCAGGTCCAGGAGTACGGCGGCCCCGAGGTCCTCAGGACGGTGGAGACGGAGGTACCCGAGCCGGGCCCCGGCCAGGTGAGCGTGGACGTGGCGTACACCGGGGTGAACTTCGCGGACCTCAAGGCGCGGGGCGAGGGCTACCGCGTGCCGTCACTGCCGTTCGTCCCCGGCCTTGAGGTCTCCGGCCGGGTCCGGGCGCTCGGCGAGGGCGTGTCGGGTGTCGAGGTCGGCCGGCAGGTGGCGGCCCTCACGAACGGCGGCGCGTACGCGGACGTGGTGGTGGCCGACGCGACGACCGTCTTCCCGTTGCCGTCGGGCGTGGACCTCCGTACGGCCGCCACGCTGCCCACGGTCCTGCCGACCGCGTACGCCCTCGTGCACGCGGTGGGCCGGCTGCAGCCTGGCGAGACGGTTCTCGTGCAGGGCGCGGCGGGCGGAGTCGGCACTGTGGTGGGGCAGTTGGCGAAGGCGGCGGGAGCCTCCGGCGTCTTCGGAGTGGTGTCGGGCGCGGCGAAGGCGAAGTACGCGCTGGACCACGGCTACGACGACGTGTTCGTCACCCCGTCCTCGAACTCCACGGGCTCCGCGGGGTTCGTGGACGAGGTGCGTGCGGCGACGGGCGGGCGGGGCGTCGACCTGGCCCTGGACCCGGTCGGCGGCGAGACCTTCAGGGCGTCCCTCGCCTCCCTGGCCGTCTTCGGGCGCCTGGTGTCGTTCGGCAACGCGAGCTCGGCCGAGCCGTGGCGGGTCGGGCAGCCGGAGCTGTACCCGACCGGCCTGTCGGTCTCCGGCTTCTCCATCCTGACCCTGGCCCAGACAGCGCCGGGCGCTCTGCGGGAGCTGACGGAGAAGGCGTTCGCGGCCGTGGCGGAGGGGGTCGTGTCCCTGCCGGTGACCGCGGAGTTCCCGCTGGAGGAGGCGTCCGAGGCGCACCGGCTGATGGGCGGGCGGACG